The segment catagtgatatctgctagttatttatttatttttttaaagttttatCCTTTTTACCATAGTGTCTTGCCTAAGGATTACTTTCAATACATTTCAGTTATGGGTTAGTTGTGATTGATTCTCCCCCACAGACTGAAGAGTTTCCTCCCAGTTTTGAACATATATAAGAGCTCTGTTTCTACTTCACCCAAAGAGTGTTGTCTTCTGTTTAGTGAGGTACActaaacatacatacatcagGTTAGGTAAGTATTATATTTACTGTTATTTGAAGtgtattttctatattttaattttctaGAACTCAAAGGCTTTAAAGTTTGTATTGACTGATATTACTATTTGAGAAGAGGGACAGGGTTGTTGTAGAATTTGACAAACTATTTTGCTGAGTGCATCAAAGTTCTCACATTTCTGTCAAACTGCAATTTTGCAGAGTACCATGGACAACATATCTTCAGCAACAACTTTCATACTCAAGACATTTGAAAAAATGGAACATCAGAATAATTTATACTTAACTGTTTTTCTTCTACCATACATTTTAACCATTGCTATGAATACACTTGTAATCTTTGTTATTTACAAAGAACGAGCCCTACATGAACCTATGTACATTTTCATTTGCAATTTATCATGTAATGGAATATACGGAAGCACATCTTTATTGCCACATATAATGACTAAGCTTGCTACAAAGTCATATACAATCACTTTGGTCAACTGTTTTATTCAGATATTTTGTTTACACACATGGGGTATTGTTGAACTGACAACGCTGGCTATAATGGGATATGACCGGTACATTGCCATATGCACCCCATTACACTATCATGACAAAATGTCTCCAAGGAAGGTCAAAATTCTCATTGCATTCAGTTGGATCTTTCCTTTGTGTACTTTTCCACTTTATTTAGTACTGACTATCCGGCTGTCTTTTTGCAGTAATATAATTTATAAAACCCACTGTTCAAATTATGATCTAGTTAAGCTTTCCTGCACTAGCACGTTTGTAAATAACATTGTTGGGCTTCTTAcaatgggtgtgtatatgtTCCCTCAACTCCTTGTCATTTTGTTTTCATATGCTCAAATACTAAAAATTTGCATACATGCATCCAAGGAGTGTCGAAAGAAAGCCCTTCAAACATGTATACCACATTTGTTGACAGTtataaactattttttttggTGCTTGTTTTGAATTTATCCAAGCTCGCATAAGCGGGAACCAGACACCATTTGGTGTAGCAGTATTTCTGTCTCTGTATTTCATAATCTTGCAACCACTATTTGACCCTCTAATGTATGGTTCTAGTGCGCTCAAATTGTACATTGTGCAGTTTTTTCAAAAGAGGAAGTTGTCACCATTACAGTAAGTAAGCGATAAAGTCATGTTTTCcattttgtcatttaaaaatGTTTGTTAAAATATGTAAGTAATATGGATGCAAAAGTGTGATTTGTTTTGTCATAATAGGCCATCCAGTCCAACAACATGACACATGTGCAATCCAACATTGACATGGATGTCAGCTAATGTTTAAGACATAACACATTCTTCAAAATTGTGTTTTTCAACTGCTTGATAGTTTTCTCGGGGCGATAGACTATGGTAATATATTGGGAACAGTGTTCATTCATGTAAAATTGTCTGTGCAGCTGTGTAGCTGTCCCAATGTAACAAACCATTGCTATGACACAATCACCGTCAATTCTATTATACATTCATACAGTAAATGCAACCAGGGCACACAACTATagctttttgtattttgttgGTGAATCTTCTATTCTAATTAATGGGTTCtaattagtgggtttgatccagcaagccatGCTGTgggcccactattgttcttaagtttactttattagtgggtttgatccagcaagaccacAGTATGGCTTGcggagcaagcccactattgttcttcttaagttttcttattagtgggtttgatccaggcTTGTggagcaagcccactattgttcttcttaagttttcttattagtgggtttgatccaggcTTGcggagcaagcccactattgttctttttaagttttcttcttcttattattatttttagtgggtttgatccagcaagaccacAGAATGGCgaagcaagcccactattgttcttcttaagttttcttatttttacttaagttttcttattattagtgggtttgatccagcaagaccacAGCATGGCCACAGcatgttcttcttaagtttatttattattccttTTCACCTACTTTTTGTActaactactgctcctagaccgtttgagctatcgacgcggttcaaactccaaaaattcaggcccgaaccgcTCTGCCATCTTTTCTTGAAGCCAATCTATGTTCATAcaggtcattaaaaaaaaaaaaaaaatatatatatatatatatatatatatatatatatatatatatatatatatatatatatatatatatatatatatatatatatatatatatccaaatccattcagcccagtccaatgccttgccagcaccaaatcattttttaaagtgaatccatgttcattcaggtcatttaaaaaataaatatattttttcccagtccattcagcccagttcaatgcccaGCTAGCTCCATTCAAACTTAGTCATATATACAGTTGTATAGATTATAACAttgagaaacacacattcatttagATATTATACACATCCACACCACAGTTCAAGTTTAGTTACTCATCATTGCTCGGCAAGAAGTCCGCAATTAATTCAATTGTCTTGCCACGATCTGTGGAGCTTACAGACATCGTTAAATTACTACAGGTTCTGTATGCTATTTAAAGCCGACCTAACGATGAGTCCCTTCATGACTGTgtgttgcaatgcattctgggtgctgtgctgtgatttgacgGCTCGTCACCTGACCCACCAAACAACGATACTTGAACTAAACGTAGAGTAAAAATAAATCGCTACCAAGgctccaaatagcaacacacttacaccagagaatgtctaataaggggagaactgccactctcagaaaacttccggtttctgaactggttgcagttccttctgtggttagatagatagatagatggatactttattgatccccaggggaaattcaaggtctcagcagcatacatacaacacaaacacattctttaacagcagaaagagtaattaaagtatataatataaaaacacaactaagcagtaaggacagtagaagataaagaatatgctaaatatactaaaatacaaattatactaacacttcatacaatatataaaaatatactaaaatacaaattacaaaaatacaaattatactaactaacacttaatctaaatcaattctaataacagtatccacatagtggtgattaataaatcagaggcgcttgcaatgactgaggcagggactgagcctgtgattctctgtgcatagtaaggtatggtaaggtgtcCTAAGGTGCTCTGtcgtgctctgtgtgaatgagtgtcatggtggtagtgcaatggtgatagtggtcatggtgatagtgcaaatgagtaagtcaacagtgcaacaatgcagaaataaagtaaaggaaagtctatatatctatatatttaactatttaagaaaatgtataagtgtggccacagttcggctgtggcatggaggggggggggttatgcatatgtgctaatgtgctaatatagcacgcaaacagtgaggtataaagacagtggtacaagtggctaatggacagacagtaccaaacatggatggggtgaagaggcagacagactatgcagagaagtctatctctcctcttcccttaagtgaggcattgaacagttcaatggccctggggacaaatgactttctcagtctgtcagttgtgcaaggcagtgagcgaagtctccagctgatcaggctcttctgctgaacaatagtgctgtggagtgggtgacactcattgtccaagatgttgatcagtttgttcagggtccttttgtcagatagtgaagtgatgcactccagttcagctcccaccaaagagccagctttccttaccagcctgtcaattcgccccacatccttcttccttgtgcttcctccccagcatactactgcatagaagaggacgctggcaacaacagactggtagaacatcctgaggagcttactgcacacattgaaggaccgcagcctcctcaggaagtacagcctgctctgccctttcttgtagagtgcatcagtgttggctgaccagtccagtttgttGTCCagggagacccagatacttgtaggtgctaaccacctccacattgaccccatcaatgtggactggtagcagagtgggcttagacctgcggaaatccaccaccatctccttggtctttgaagtgttaagttgaagatgattgagtttgcaccattgcacaaagtcctccaccaggctcctgtactcctcctcctgcccgtacctgatacaccccacaattgcagtatcatcagaaaacttctgcatgtggcatgactcggtgttgtagcagaagtcagatgtgtacagagtgaacaggactggagagagcacagttccctgtggcgctccggtgctgcagatcacagtgtcagagagaca is part of the Alosa alosa isolate M-15738 ecotype Scorff River chromosome 16, AALO_Geno_1.1, whole genome shotgun sequence genome and harbors:
- the LOC125309815 gene encoding olfactory receptor 6B1-like codes for the protein MEHQNNLYLTVFLLPYILTIAMNTLVIFVIYKERALHEPMYIFICNLSFKLSCTSTFVNNIVGLLTMGVYMFPQLLVILFSYAQILKICIHASKECRKKALQTCIPHLLTVINYFFWCLF